In Thermocrinis sp., the following proteins share a genomic window:
- the rph gene encoding ribonuclease PH: MRKDGRKPNELRPVRIQRDYLKYPEGSVLVEFGNTKVICTVSVQDGVPPFLKGKGQGWITAEYSMLPRAGQTRNIRESVLGKIGGRTHEIQRIIGRAMRTALDLTKVGERTFWIDCDVLQADGGTRTAAITGAFVALADAVIKLYNDGVLNSTPIKDFVAAVSVGIVGDEVLLDLNFEEDSEAKVDMNLVATADGKISEIQALGEEHTFTKEQFEKMFALAMGGIKQLIELQKSFFEIRGNLWLRKNIKEAKLE, translated from the coding sequence TTGAGAAAGGACGGGAGAAAGCCCAACGAGCTAAGGCCTGTAAGAATCCAAAGAGATTATCTTAAATACCCCGAAGGGTCTGTTTTGGTAGAGTTTGGAAATACAAAGGTTATATGCACCGTCTCAGTTCAGGATGGTGTCCCTCCCTTTTTAAAGGGCAAGGGGCAAGGTTGGATAACCGCCGAATACTCCATGCTTCCCAGGGCTGGACAGACGAGAAACATAAGAGAATCGGTTTTGGGAAAGATTGGTGGTAGAACGCATGAGATACAGCGTATAATCGGAAGAGCTATGCGCACTGCTTTGGATCTTACAAAGGTTGGAGAAAGAACCTTCTGGATAGATTGCGATGTTTTACAAGCAGATGGAGGCACAAGGACTGCTGCAATAACTGGTGCCTTTGTTGCATTGGCGGATGCAGTGATAAAGCTATACAACGATGGAGTTTTGAACTCCACTCCCATAAAAGACTTCGTAGCTGCTGTGAGCGTGGGTATAGTGGGGGATGAAGTTCTTTTGGACCTTAACTTTGAGGAAGACTCAGAGGCTAAGGTTGATATGAACTTGGTAGCCACTGCGGACGGTAAAATATCGGAGATCCAAGCGTTGGGAGAAGAGCACACTTTTACTAAAGAACAGTTTGAAAAAATGTTCGCTTTAGCTATGGGTGGTATAAAACAGCTTATAGAGCTTCAAAAGAGCTTTTTTG
- the atpD gene encoding F0F1 ATP synthase subunit beta: protein MKGKIVQVIGAVVDVEFSEKELPPIRHGLKTIRRFIDDRGNWAQEELFFEVAQHIGESRVRTVAMGPTDGLVRGQEVEYLGGPIKVPVGRATLGRIFNVVGQPIDEAGPVNAQEYWPMFREPPPLEEQSTKVEILETGIKVVDLLEPYVKGGKVGLFGGAGVGKTVLMQELIHNIAKFHKGFSVVIGVGERTREGNDLWHEMKESGVLPYTVMVYGQMNEPPGVRFRVAQTGITMAEYFRDVEGQDVLVFIDNIFRFVQAGSEVSTLLGRLPSAVGYQPTLNTDVGEVQERITSTKKGSLTSIQAVYVPADDITDPAPYSVFAHLDATTVLARRLAELGIYPAVDPLESTSKYLAPEFVGTEHYETAMEVKRVLQRYKELQEIIAILGMEELSEEDKAIVNRARRIQRFLAQPFHVAEQFTGMPGKYVKLEDNIRSFKEILTGKYDHLPEMAFYMVGTIEEVVEKAKAMGAKV, encoded by the coding sequence ATGAAAGGAAAAATAGTTCAAGTAATAGGAGCAGTTGTGGACGTAGAATTTTCTGAAAAAGAACTGCCCCCAATAAGACACGGTTTAAAAACCATAAGGCGCTTTATAGACGACAGAGGTAATTGGGCTCAGGAGGAGTTATTCTTTGAGGTTGCGCAGCACATAGGGGAGAGTAGGGTTAGAACAGTGGCTATGGGCCCTACAGATGGTTTGGTAAGAGGACAAGAGGTGGAATACTTAGGAGGACCTATTAAGGTGCCTGTAGGAAGAGCTACCCTTGGAAGGATATTCAACGTGGTAGGTCAGCCTATAGATGAAGCGGGACCCGTGAATGCACAAGAGTATTGGCCAATGTTTAGAGAGCCACCACCTTTGGAGGAACAATCCACAAAGGTGGAGATATTAGAAACTGGTATAAAGGTCGTAGACCTTCTGGAGCCCTATGTAAAGGGTGGAAAGGTCGGACTCTTTGGTGGTGCTGGAGTTGGAAAGACAGTCCTAATGCAAGAGCTCATACACAACATTGCCAAGTTCCACAAGGGTTTTTCTGTGGTTATAGGCGTGGGCGAAAGGACGAGGGAAGGAAACGACCTTTGGCACGAAATGAAAGAGTCAGGAGTTCTTCCTTATACGGTGATGGTCTACGGTCAGATGAACGAGCCACCGGGTGTTAGGTTTAGAGTGGCCCAAACTGGCATAACCATGGCCGAATACTTCAGAGACGTAGAAGGTCAAGACGTGCTTGTTTTTATAGACAACATATTCCGCTTTGTGCAGGCTGGCTCTGAAGTTTCTACACTGCTTGGCAGGCTTCCATCTGCAGTTGGTTATCAACCTACACTAAACACGGACGTAGGTGAAGTGCAGGAGAGGATAACCTCTACAAAGAAAGGTTCTCTTACATCCATTCAGGCGGTTTATGTGCCAGCGGACGACATAACGGATCCAGCCCCTTACTCGGTCTTTGCTCACTTGGATGCAACTACAGTCCTTGCCAGAAGGCTAGCAGAGCTTGGTATATATCCAGCGGTTGATCCTCTTGAATCTACATCTAAATACTTAGCACCGGAGTTTGTGGGAACAGAGCATTACGAGACTGCTATGGAAGTTAAAAGGGTTCTTCAAAGATACAAAGAGCTTCAGGAAATAATAGCCATACTGGGAATGGAGGAGCTATCTGAGGAGGATAAAGCTATAGTTAACAGGGCAAGGAGAATTCAAAGGTTCTTGGCTCAGCCTTTCCACGTGGCGGAGCAGTTCACCGGCATGCCAGGAAAGTACGTAAAGCTTGAAGACAACATAAGGAGCTTTAAAGAGATCCTGACTGGCAAGTATGACCATCTTCCCGAGATGGCATTCTACATGGTTGGCACCATAGAGGAGGTGGTGGAAAAGGCTAAGGCTATGGGAGCCAAGGTTTGA
- a CDS encoding MTH1187 family thiamine-binding protein: protein MSILVFVSMTPLGKEESVSKYVARVVDVVDKSGLPYVLTPMGTIVEGESWEEVMEVLKRGFDELRKDCPRISITMKIDYREGKSGRLVSKVKSVEEKLGREIKKL, encoded by the coding sequence ATGAGTATTCTGGTATTTGTAAGCATGACCCCTTTAGGTAAAGAAGAGAGTGTGAGTAAATATGTAGCAAGGGTAGTGGATGTAGTAGACAAATCAGGACTACCTTACGTGCTTACACCTATGGGAACTATCGTGGAAGGTGAAAGTTGGGAAGAGGTAATGGAAGTCTTAAAAAGGGGTTTTGACGAGCTAAGGAAGGATTGCCCCAGAATATCCATAACTATGAAGATAGATTATAGAGAAGGTAAGTCGGGCAGGCTGGTTTCCAAGGTAAAATCTGTGGAGGAAAAACTGGGTAGAGAGATTAAAAAATTGTGA